From a single Brassica napus cultivar Da-Ae chromosome C9, Da-Ae, whole genome shotgun sequence genomic region:
- the BNAC09G02420D gene encoding uncharacterized protein BNAC09G02420D, with translation MISDTYFKPLIFVLFLFTNQLSWAQTQTNGLPVETIFTFPGPLPTTLPDEGDFGKGIIDLGGLEVAQVSISNSTAQRVWSTYEGGGDNMGFSIFEPINLPPNFFKLGFYAQPNNQKLFGSILVARSVNLSNLLPPEDYFEVGNTTSLDIKQDGPAYVWQPVCLNGYQAVGMFITTSPEKPLPTQQYTSCVRSEFTEASEADALLWAINGVSVFKLRPIIRGTQATGVYTGTFSFQGLISSTPLPPLFSLKNTKLDMYSCMPSEAQTRVLFQTYSPLIYFHPDEDFLPSSVDWFFTNGALLYQKGNESNPVPIQPNGTNLPQGGSNDDLFWLDYPVDKTQKEMVKRGDLSSTKVYLHIKPMFGGTFTDIVVWIFCPFNGNANLKFLFIKRLSLGDIGEHIGDWEHVTLRISNFNGMLWRVYFSQHSGGALVEACDLEYVDGGNKPVIYSSLHGHAMFPKPGLVLLGNDGNNGIRNDMAKSDKVLDCGSGYEVISGLSGVVEPPWINYFRKWGPQVRYNIDKSLEGFAKILPWFIRKSFYKLISKIPVEILGEEGPTGPKDKLSWTGDEKYY, from the coding sequence ATGATTAGCGATACATACTTCAAACCTctaatttttgttctttttctgTTTACTAACCAGTTGTCATGGGCGCAAACTCAAACTAATGGTCTACCTGTGGAAACAATCTTTACATTTCCTGGTCCTTTGCCTACTACGCTTCCCGATGAGGGAGATTTTGGTAAAGGGATCATAGACTTGGGAGGTCTAGAGGTTGCTCAAGTCTCCATCTCCAACTCAACAGCACAAAGAGTATGGAGTACATATGAAGGAGGAGGAGACAACATGGGATTCAGCATCTTTGAACCTATAAATCTTCCTCCTAACTTCTTCAAACTCGGCTTCTATGCACAACCAAACAACCAGAAGCTTTTTGGTTCGATTCTTGTTGCAAGAAGCGTAAATTTATCTAATTTACTACCACCAGAAGACTACTTTGAAGTCGGTAACACTACATCGCTGGATATCAAACAAGACGGGCCTGCTTATGTTTGGCAGCCGGTATGTCTCAATGGATATCAAGCGGTTGGTATGTTTATCACTACTTCTCCTGAAAAGCCACTTCCAACACAACAATACACAAGTTGTGTTCGATCCGAGTTTACGGAAGCGAGTGAAGCTGATGCATTGTTATGGGCGATAAACGGAGTTAGTGTTTTTAAATTGAGACCGATCATCAGAGGAACACAAGCAACAGGTGTGTACACAGGAACATTCAGTTTTCAAGGACTAATTAGTTCTACTCCTCTTCCTCCTTTATTCTccttaaaaaatacaaaacttgACATGTACTCTTGCATGCCAAGCGAAGCTCAAACTAGGGTTTTGTTTCAAACCTATTCTCCTTTGATATATTTCCATCCAGACGAAGATTTTCTTCCTTCCTCAGTGGATTGGTTCTTCACCAATGGTGCGTTGTTGTACCAGAAAGGAAACGAATCAAACCCTGTCCCAATACAACCAAACGGTACAAATCTTCCACAAGGCGGTTCTAATGATGACTTGTTCTGGTTAGACTACCCGGTCGATAAAACCCAGAAAGAAATGGTTAAAAGAGGAGACTTGAGTAGCACGAAAGTGTATCTACACATCAAACCAATGTTTGGTGGGACTTTCACCGACATTGTCGTATGGATATTCTGCCCTTTCAACGGTAATGCCAACCTCAAGTTTCTTTTCATCAAGAGACTCTCTTTAGGGGATATAGGCGAACATATAGGAGACTGGGAGCACGTTACTTTACGTATCAGCAACTTCAACGGCATGTTATGGCGCGTTTACTTCTCTCAGCATAGTGGAGGAGCATTGGTGGAGGCGTGTGATCTTGAGTACGTTGATGGTGGAAACAAACCAGTGATATACTCGTCGCTTCACGGTCACGCAATGTTTCCAAAACCTGGACTTGTGTTGCTAGGCAATGATGGCAATAACGGAATAAGAAACGACATGGCAAAAAGTGACAAGGTGTTGGACTGTGGTTCGGGGTATGAAGTGATTTCAGGACTTTCAGGCGTGGTTGAGCCACCGTGGATTAACTATTTTAGGAAATGGGGACCTCAAGTACGTTATAACATTGACAAGTCTCTTGAAGGTTTCGCTAAGATTTTGCCGTGGTTTATACGCAAGAGTTTCTATAAACTTATTAGCAAGATTCCTGTTGAGATACTTGGTGAAGAGGGTCCAACCGGTCCTAAAGACAAGTTGAGTTGGACCGgtgatgaaaaatattattag
- the LOC106428141 gene encoding probable aspartic proteinase GIP2 — MDKYCLLLCLLLFSSYSHVSAYYPSKNTLVSSVTKNPILPIFTFTLNTNEEYFIHIAGPYLVRSCNDGLPRPIIPCGSSTCALTRRVSPHQCPPTQNAIINGRCACQATAFEPFQRLCNSNQYTYGDFSMSSLNPRSPSLTFNNVKYLCIPKPFLIDFPPGVLGLAGLSPTALATWNQLTPPRLGLEKKFALCLPSDTNKGAIFFGGGPYKLGNTDARSMLTYTQLIKNPRRLNNYFLRLKGIFVNGEKILLAQNAFGFDGKGDGGVTLSTVTPFTTLRSDIYEVFTKAFSKATSDIPRVNSTTPLEFCFKSTEHFQVPQIDMKFADGKIWKVIAANSMKKITDDVACLAFLNGGDAAAQAVVIGMHQMENTLLEFDVGRSAFGFSCSLGLVNASCGDFQTKP; from the coding sequence ATGGATAAGTACTGTCTACTCCTCTGTCTCCTTTTGTTTTCCTCTTATAGTCACGTCTCGGCTTATTATCCATCCAAAAATACCCTAGTGTCCAGCGTGACCAAGAACCCCATCTTACCTATCTTCACTTTCACACTCAACACAAACGAAGAATATTTCATCCATATCGCCGGTCCCTACCTCGTTCGCAGCTGCAATGATGGTCTCCCTCGCCCCATCATTCCATGCGGCTCCTCAACATGTGCTCTCACTCGCAGAGTCAGCCCCCACCAGTGTCCTCCTACTCAGAACGCAATCATAAACGGAAGGTGTGCATGCCAAGCAACCGCCTTTGAGCCGTTCCAACGTCTGTGTAACTCAAACCAATACACCTATGGAGATTTTTCCATGTCTTCCCTAAACCCTAGATCTCCCTCGCTCACGTTTAACAACGTGAAGTACCTTTGCATCCCCAAGCCGTTTCTCATAGACTTCCCTCCTGGTGTTTTGGGCCTTGCGGGGCTTTCACCCACGGCTCTCGCCACATGGAACCAGCTGACCCCACCTAGACTCGGGCTCGAGAAGAAGTTCGCGTTGTGTCTGCCTTCTGATACGAACAAAGGTGCTATTTTCTTTGGTGGAGGTCCGTACAAGCTCGGAAACACTGATGCAAGATCCATGCTCACGTACACCCAATTGATCAAGAACCCTAGAAGACTCAACAATTATTTCTTGAGGCTCAAGGGTATTTTCGTCAACGGAGAAAAGATCTTGCTTGCCCAAAACGCTTTTGGTTTCGACGGCAAGGGTGACGGAGGCGTGACTCTAAGCACCGTAACCCCTTTCACTACGTTACGTAGCGATATATACGAAGTCTTTACTAAAGCATTCTCAAAAGCCACGTCGGATATTCCACGTGTCAATAGCACAACACCCTTGGAGTTTTGTTTTAAGTCAACGGAACATTTCCAAGTGCCTCAGATCGATATGAAGTTTGCTGATGGGAAGATCTGGAAAGTAATTGCCGCAAACTCGATGAAGAAAATTACTGATGACGTGGCTTGCTTGGCTTTCCTCAATGGAGGAGATGCGGCGGCGCAGGCGGTTGTGATCGGAATGCATCAGATGGAGAACACTTTGTTGGAGTTTGACGTGGGGAGATCTGCTTTTGGATTTAGCTGTTCTTTGGGTTTGGTCAATGCTTCGTGCGGTGACTTTCAAACAAAGCCATGA
- the LOC106428178 gene encoding glutamate receptor 1.2, whose product MEKFGIQNPILAVSFLLVLLLFICFASSQNDDVQEGSVSDHEPVRIRVGLVLNLDSVEGKTVRSSASTALSEFYAINSDYKTRVSLSIRDSQGEPLLALASAVDLLQAEGVDAIIIGGSSLLETKLLAEIGEKARVPVISLNSPISPSLSRYSHLIQATHDSSSEAKGITAFIHGFGWKSVALVYEDEDDWRESMQIMVDHFYEEGVGVQSKVGFAMTSSEEMVMDRLGKMKDLGASVFVVHSSEVVATRLFTCAERLGMMGEGFAWILTAKSMSSFHENSDGSGEEAMEGVVGFKTYVPMSKELQNFTWRLRSNEEDVWSEKARLSISDVWAHDVAWALARSAEMVNASSTLLAAITECRFKGLSGDFRVKDKKFLSNKFEIVNLLESGERRIGFWNGNGSFSSRRHFNKLEETIIWPGGSAQTPGGRALGESKRRKLRVLVTSSNRFPRLMKVETDLATNVTTAEGFCIEVFRAAISPFNYELEFIPWRNGSNYNRLAYALYSQKDKYDAAVGDITITANRSMYVDFTMPFTEMGLGTVAPKETSMWVFFHPLKRDLWITSAAFFVLTGTIVWLIEKHDNKEFQGSWPKQMGVIFWFGFSTLVYAHREKLQHNLSRFVVTVWVFAVLILTTSYTATLTSMMTVQQIRFNSNKDFVGHLSGSLIAKMALTSPRFRPTNTKGLNTSTDYAQALLNNTVSFIVDELPYLKVLLGENLGKFLMVKAQCNTNGFGFMFQKGDELVPLVSREILNLRTSDRLIEMEKRWFENQLPYTADDTSNPVTLYRFRGLFMITGVSFAFALVVLLILWLRDKWEDLMCSVNIFLSQRLVHFRILFARTIHPNTLDNADGENAVQMAQRN is encoded by the exons atggagaAGTTTGGAATTCAAAACCCAATACTGGCAGTCTCATTTCTTCTTGTTCTGCTTCTCTTCATCTGTTTCGCTTCAAGTCAAAACGATGACGTTCAGGAAGGCTCCGTATCCGATCACGAACCAGTTCGGATCCGGGTCGGATTGGTTTTGAATTTGGATTCCGTGGAGGGGAAGACAGTGAGAAGCTCTGCTTCAACGGCGCTTTCCGAATTTTACGCCATCAACAGTGATTACAAAACAAGAGTCTCTCTCTCAATCAGAGACTCTCAGGGAGAGCCTCTCCTCGCTCTCGCTTCTG CTGTAGATCTGCTGCAAGCTGAAGGAGTGGATGCGATCATCATCGGCGGGAGTTCGTTGCTGGAGACGAAGCTCTTGGCGGAGATTGGAGAGAAAGCTAGGGTTCCTGTGATCTCACTCAACTCTCCGATCTCACCGTCGTTGAGCAGATACAGTCATTTGATCCAAGCGACGCATGATTCTTCCTCCGAGGCGAAGGGGATCACAGCTTTCATCCATGGGTTTGGTTGGAAGAGTGTTGCTCTTGTTTACGAGGATGAAGATGACTGGAGAGAGAGTATGCAAATCATGGTGGATCATTTTTATGAGGAAGGCGTTGGTGTACAGTCCAAGGTTGGTTTTGCAATGACTTCTAGCGAGGAAATGGTTATGGATCGGTTAGGGAAGATGAAGGACTTGGGGGCGAGTGTCTTTGTTGTGCACTCGTCTGAGGTTGTTGCTACTCGTCTCTTCACATGTGCTGAGAGATTGGGGATGATGGGTGAAGGTTTTGCTTGGATCCTCACTGCCAAAAGCATGAGCAGTTTCCATGAGAACAGCGATGGTTCTGgagaagaggcaatggagggtGTGGTTGGGTTCAAGACTTATGTTCCAATGTCAAAAGAGCTTCAGAATTTCACTTGGAGATTGAGAAGTAATGAAGAAGATGTTTGGTCGGAGAAAGCTCGGTTGAGTATCTCTGATGTTTGGGCTCATGATGTAGCTTGGGCACTGGCGAGATCAGCGGAGATGGTGAATGCTTCATCAACTCTCCTTGCGGCTATCACTGAGTGTAGGTTTAAGGGTTTGAGTGGTGACTTTCGAGTGAAGGATAAGAAGTTCTTGTCAAACAAGTTTGAGATTGTGAATTTGTTGGAATCAGGTGAGAGGAGAATAGGGTTCTGGAATGGCAATGGTAGTTTCAGCAGTAGAAGACATTTTAATAAGTTAGAGGAGACCATAATCTGGCCTGGTGGGTCTGCTCAAACTCCGGGAGGGCGCGCTCTTGGAGAAAGCAAAAGAAGAAAGCTGAGGGTTTTGGTTACATCAAGCAACAGGTTCCCAAGACTGATGAAGGTGGAGACTGATCTGGCAACAAATGTTACAACTGCGGAAGGGTTCTGTATAGAAGTCTTCCGGGCTGCCATTTCACCTTTCAACTATGAATTGGAGTTCATCCCTTGGCGCAATGGAAGTAACTACAACAGACTTGCATATGCACTTTATAGTCAG AAAGATAAATATGATGCAGCTGTGGGAGATATTACAATCACTGCCAATAGATCAATGTATGTTGATTTTACGATGCCATTCACCGAGATGGGCCTTGGAACTGTAGCACCAAAGGAGACAAGTATGTGGGTGTTCTTCCATCCTCTAAAACGAGACCTTTGGATAACAAGTGCAGCTTTCTTTGTCTTGACGGGCACTATAGTTTGGTTGATAGAAAAACATGATAACAAAGAGTTCCAGGGTTCTTGGCCGAAACAGATGGGAGTTATATTTTGGTTTGGCTTCTCTACCCTTGTTTATGCCCATA GGGAGAAACTACAACACAACTTATCAAGATTTGTAGTTACAGTTTGGGTATTTGCAGTGCTCATATTAACTACAAGTTATACTGCAACTTTGACATCAATGATGACGGTGCAACAGATACGATTCAACTCCAATAAAGATTTCGTGGGGCATCTTTCCGGCTCGCTCATTGCAAAGATGGCCCTAACTAGTCCCAGATTCCGACCAACAAATACCAAGGGTCTCAATACTTCTACAGATTATGCTCAAGCCTTGTTGAATAATACTGTCTCATTTATTGTGGATGAGTTGCCATACCTCAAAGTCCTCCTCGGAGAGAATCTTGGGAAGTTTCTTATGGTCAAGGCACAATGTAACACCAACGGTTTCGGCTTT ATGTTTCAGAAGGGCGATGAGTTGGTGCCTCTTGTGTCCAGGGAAATCTTGAACCTGAGGACGAGCGATAGACTTATCGAGATGGAGAAAAGATGGTTTGAGAATCAACTTCCATACACAGCAGATGATACATCAAATCCTGTAACCCTTTATAGATTCCGTGGATTGTTTATGATCACCGGAGTTTCTTTCGCTTTCGCTCTGGTGGTGCTTCTCATTCTCTGGCTCCGAGACAAATGGGAAGATCTGATGTGTTCGGTCAACATATTCCTCTCGCAACGACTTGTACATTTTAGGATCCTCTTCGCAAGAACTATCCATCCCAACACCCTTGATAACGCCGATGGCGAGAATGCGGTGCAAATGGCTCAACGTAACTGA